Genomic segment of Syngnathus acus chromosome 10, fSynAcu1.2, whole genome shotgun sequence:
CTGAATCCAAAATTTACCATAACTCAGATTGTTGTTCTGCAACTCggaaaaatgatttgatcatttttatttcattttggttttttttattttttggatgTGGATGATTCAGTagacattttcatcatgcttcTTCTTCATATCCTTCTGGTTCTGAACTTTGGCTGGAGGGTTCGCTGCTCTGAGCCGTCGTCCATCACCATCCAGTACCGCGTCTGGGAAGAGCAACCTGCAGGAACCCGGGTGGGCCGGCTGGTGGACGACCTCTTGCAATTGGATCAGGTGGGTCCTTTTGAGAACTTCCAGATTGTGGAACATGGGTGGGCCCTTCCCTTTGCCATCAACGCCGGAGATGGCGAGGTCTCCACCCAAGGCCAGTTGGACCGGGAGCGGTTGTGTCGCAGTGCTGACGAGTGCGAAGTGGCCTTTAGCGTCCTGTACAGGAAGAGCGGGGCGGTGCACTGCTTGCGGGTTCACGTGGAGGTGATGGACCTTAATGACCACAACCCTAGCTTTGCCAGCCCCGTCCAGGAGCTGGAGATCTCCGAGACGGCCGTCTTACGGATGCGGATTCCTCTGGAGTCTGCAGTGGATCCAGATGCGGGAGCCAACGGGCTTCAAACCTACTCGTTGTCCACCAACCAGCATTTTGCCTTGGATGTAACTTCTGCGCTAGGTGGGACCAAACAGGCAGAGCTAGTGGTAATCAAAGAATTGGATCGGGAAGTTCAAGGAACCTTTGAGCTCACCCTGGTGGCGTGGGACAAAGGGAACCCACCAAGGTCTGGGAGTACTTTAATCCGAGTAAATATTTTGGACTCAAATGATAACAGTCCTACATTTGAAGAAAGTGCCCCCATAGTGGAGATACCTGAGGACACAGAACGTGGGACAACAATCATCCACCTCAAAGCCACAGACCCCGATCAGGGCACCAACGGGGAGGTGGAGTATTCGCTGAGTAAGCACTCGCATCCAGATGTTCAGAGGCTTTTCTTTGTGGATCCACATAGTGGTGCTGTGAGCATCAGAGCTCCTTTGGACTACGAGGCCCAGACGTCCCATGAAGTGGTAGTCCAGGCTCGTGATCTTGGACCCAACTCCATTCCTTCACATTGTAAGCTCCATGTCAAGCTGGTGGATGTCAACGACAACGCACCAAGGATCCACATGACCTGGACTCATCCCAGTTCCCCTGCTGCAATGGTGCTGGAAGGTCTGCCAGCGGGCACCTTCCTCGCCTTGGTGATGGTTTCGGATGCTGACTCAGGAGAAAACGGGAAAGTGACAGCCATGATGAAACACGGTTCAGGTCCCTTCCATATTAAGAAGATCCATGGTGAAAATTACATGATCGAAACTGCAGGTGTCTTGGATCGAGAGGAAGTGATGGAATATAACATCACGCTGGTGGCGCAGGATTATGGAGATCCACCGTTGTCCTGCGTGAAACACCTTCCCGTTCGAGTTCTGGATGAAAACGACAATGCGCCGCTGTTTTCCTCGGCCGTCTACAAAGCCTCATTAAAGGAAAACAACGTGGCAGGCTACCGTGCACTCAAGGTCCACGCGCATGATGCTGACTTGGAGCTCAGTGGCAGAGTTTTGTACCACCTTCATAACTCCAGCGACGCAAAGACTTCCACCCAGCCCTTCTCCATTCACCCGACCAGCGGCATTGTCAGCGTCCTTCAACCTCTGGACTACGAGAAGTACCACTCGTATTTATTTCTGGTGGAGGCTGTGGACCAGGGCCACCCGCCCCTCAGGACCACAGCCACGGTTCAAATTGACATCCAGGATGTGAATGACAACTACCCGGTCATTAAGGAACCTCGACCCAATCATGGCGTGGCTCAGCTCATTGTTCCCATCAACGTGGACCATGGGGAGGTTGTGGCAGAGCTGGGTAGCATCGGCGAGGACGGAACAACCCCTTCGCCCATCAAGCACTCAGTCCGAGAAGGAttcgatgttttttttgcctctacCATAAAGGCTGAAGATTTCGACTCGGGACTGAACGGACAACTCCAATATTTTATCACCGACGGTAATCCCCATGGCCTCTTCTGGTTAGACCAATCCACGGGCCAACTGTTTGTCAATACCACTAACGCCACCCAGCTGGTTGGAAAAACCGTGAAGGTGGACATTTCTGTTTCTGACATGGGGACCCCCAGCCTTTCCACCAAGGCCACACTGGAGGTGACTTTCATCAACCTCAAGGACCACTTGAAAAACTCAGCCGCTGGGAGCCGGGGGCGGCTCAGCTTTACCATGATGCTGGCCATCTGCTTGGGGGCGACGTGCCTTCTGCTGCTTCTCGCCATTGCCTCGGTTACAACCTTCTGCAGACCCGACAAAAGAGACTACCGGGCCTACAACTGCAGGCAGGCCGAGTCTACGTATACCCGCCACCCGCGTCGTCCACAGAAAAACATCAGAAAGTCTGACATTCAGCTGATTCCTGTAATGAGAGAGCGCAAAGAGGAAATCCCACTGGATGAGAGCGAGAAGACACCACTCACTTTATCACACGACCAGCGTACAGCGAAACACTTTGAGTTGACACCGATGACGATGAACTCGAGCTTCCATCCCCAAACGCACCTGGATGGCGATGTCCCTCATGGCAGAACACTGCGAAAGCCCGGAAACATCCAACTGGACGCTGCTTTGCCTTTGACACCGGCGAGTTCCTATCATACCCTTCGCAAGGCAAGAAACCCGTCGTCAGCGTCTTCTTCAGGATCCCATTCAAGCACGCTGAAGCGGAAGACGGCGGAGGCGACGGCTTCCACGCCTCAGGCAACCCTCAGGAGACCCAAAATGTCGGAGAGTCGGGGGTCCAGCGATGCGGAACAGCGACAGATCCTCCGGAATCTAGTGCGACTATCCATGGCGGCCTTCGCAGACTCCATCGAGCTCTCGTCTGCTTCTCCGGAAGTGCAAGTGAGTCCGCAAGTCTCTGTTTTGGGGGGTTCCTAACCTAATTGACATGCATGATTTTAGTTACATATGGCAAGAGGTGACCATATGTGTGTCATGGCCGCCAAcctgttcagggtgtaccccacctactgcccaaagtcagttgagtgctaacatgctaatgctaatgatACGTTCCCCATAGGTTGTTGTCTTGCAAATCGTACAAACTGCCTTGTGAATATGCGTACTGTTATGCTGTGCTTCTGAGCAACATTGTATGGCAGTACTAAGATAGAACTACGTGATGTCCATCTATCACATGCCTTCAATTTTCATTCCAATCGGACGTGGGCAGGGCTCCAGTTACTTTGACTTTTacgacttgacttgacctgaCCTGActttgtgttaataatttcccTAAATCTTCTCAATGTCCTTTTAATGCCAGTCTTATTTACTCTCTGGCTTAGTCTGTGCATTAATTGTGTTGGCCCGCCATTGCCAATATGGATTCAACATGTGCTTACAGTTAGCGTGTCGCTAATTAACTTACACCCCTTCCCCATTGGCTCCCTCTCTCGCCGTCCCCCGCAGGCTTTGAAATTAATCTGAAGTCCATTAGAGAATTGGAaggaacacacacatgcacgcatacacacacacactcgtgtcTGAGTAAGTCATCAAACAGGAGCCTGGAAAAAATCAGTGaggctgtgtgtgtctgttagGTGAGTGATGAGTGTGATGGGCAAAAAGCAGAAAGTGTATTCATGCTCTTGTGTATCATTCGTCAGTGTCATCTGCCTCCAGAGACTGCTTTCAACTCAAGATCACATATCAATGCacaatgaatgtgtgtgcgtgtttgtaaGTTAACACCATCGCTCCGCTTTGACAAAACGAggcaaaatgtcacttttgctACAAAGGCAAACAAGTGAAAAGATTTGAAGCCAGTCACATTCATAAGAAAgctattatttttaaacactaaaTTTACTTTGTTTTAGGCCACTTGAGCAAATTTAGGGAGAACTATTTAGATCAGGAAACATATtttgagatgaaaaaaaaaacctgatcaCATCATCACATCATTAAAGTCAGTAGTAGTGTCAACAGCCGAGTAGTCAGAAGTTGTCAGTAGTAGTCAGCAGCCACAGTGTTAGTAGTGGTTAATACTAGTCGTCATTAGTAGTGCTAAGTAGGTCGCACTTGCTAGTAGCAAGGGCGGGCCTCTTGCTGCCACATTAGAGGTTTATCTGTAGAGTCATCGTTTATAGAACTATTCATCACCTTGAGGAAAAGGAAGCAGTTAGTGTTTCTACCCAGCATGCATCACTCTTCACGCGCCCTGGTGGCCTATTTGGCAGAAGAACTGCTTCGGACGTCGGCCTCCTCCCTCTGACTTGGAGAGGAAGTTTTGCATGTTACGCGCACACAGACCATGCACACATTTCAGCGTCCATCCTGGAAGGAAggcagccaaaaaaaaaagaatagactTTTTTATGCTCAGGTCACTTCCTGCAGAGCACAcgtgcaaaaacacacaaagtcaTATATTtgtctacacacacacacacgttgagAGATTAACCTTCTCTATGATGGACATCAGCAGCTGCTTCTCCcgtaataaaaacacacatgtaataaaaacacacacacacacacacacacacacagcttacAGGATTTCTACAAGACTTAATTATATGAAAGTCATAATGTCGCATGACTTACGCATGTCACGAAAGAGCCAGTACTTTGTATGTAGTAGAGGTCCGGAGTCACAACTTGCTTGCATACATCCCAGCCCCCAAACACACTCTCctctcttttattattttgctgttGATAGAATTTTGATGTTTGTGTCGTCTCGCAGCAGATTTCGCAGCTGCTGTCGCTCCTCCGTCAAGGTCAGCTGCAGCCTCGGACCAACTTCCGCGGAAACAAATACTCTCACCGAGCCGCTGGGAGGTCAGTCTGTATCCTCTctcatcttcttcctctttgcaCACAAATAAAGCACAACATTTTGACAAGTTTGCAAATCCTAGACCAACTTTTGGGAGTATTCGACTTTCGGGGTATGTTCCCAACATTTTGACCATCTCATGAAACTGAATAAGGTGGTGGAAGAATTAGGGACAGCCGTCAGTATGATGCAGTATTGCAAAGATAAACACTGGAAGTTTTGTGAAGACTCATGAGTGTGATTGTGTGGGCGAGACATTTTCCATgcttaaaataaacataacggacaaacaggaagtcaaaCAATCACAAGAAGTGAGACATCACCTGACTCTTGATTTTGAGCAAAAACTGTACACAACAGAATTTTAACTGAGGTATTTTGGTTGTGTGTGCACGCTTCATAGATATGCAGGTCAGGACTGTCCTGATTGGCAAAGCACCAAGGATAGCGGGCATGGCGAGAGCGAGGCAGGGGACATGGACTGGGACGCGGGCAGGGACTCGCCCATCGACCCCCAACTTGAGGAGGGACTGCATAACTTGCTCAATCACTCTGGTGCGTTCAAGCATGAGTATTATATTAGCATTAATTAGTTAGCATGCTAACTAGTAAACTTAATTCGTTATTTGCAGAATGTGACCTGTGTTGTGATCTGCATTTTACGTTCATATTCAACCTTCAAATTATCTGTGTTAATAAGCATGTTTGTGAGtcatgtgaatgtgtgtgtgcttttctgtcttcctgctATTGTGATGGTCTGAGCCCTGAGGCTCCTTAAGGAGGGAATTACCTTGGAcaaacactgtgtgtgtgtgtgtgtgtgtgtgtgtgtgtgtgtgtgtgtgtgtgtgtgcgtgtacctatatagtgtgcgtgtgtgcaggtGTGTGCGCGCTGGTGTGGGCTCTTTGAATCCGCCGCCAACATTCCaattccctttttttccttttgggcccgttgacttttttcttttccttcctgCGAGGTGGGGATTTAGTTACACTtcaagaggaggagaagaagtgAATTAATGCAATATCCATCTTCTGTACGGCTGAAGTCTGGTGGGGGAGGGTGGCGGGTGAGATGGAGTAAAGAATCAAGTCgatcaaaaaaaaacccaatgaAACACCCACTGCCCTCAAAAACATTGAAGAGTTAAATATAGagaatgaaaattaaaaatcaagaTGGAAGTAAATGTGAAGCAAGAAAACATTAAGCGccaaatcaatattttaaCAACTAAAAATCACAAGGAAAACTGCAGAAGATATTAAACCGACCGAAAACACAGGTTGAAACTGGAACTTGTGGGCCGCCAGATAGTCATGCTAACCGGATGGTCCACCATGtttttctctgttttt
This window contains:
- the pcdh12 gene encoding protocadherin-12 isoform X2, with product MLLLHILLVLNFGWRVRCSEPSSITIQYRVWEEQPAGTRVGRLVDDLLQLDQVGPFENFQIVEHGWALPFAINAGDGEVSTQGQLDRERLCRSADECEVAFSVLYRKSGAVHCLRVHVEVMDLNDHNPSFASPVQELEISETAVLRMRIPLESAVDPDAGANGLQTYSLSTNQHFALDVTSALGGTKQAELVVIKELDREVQGTFELTLVAWDKGNPPRSGSTLIRVNILDSNDNSPTFEESAPIVEIPEDTERGTTIIHLKATDPDQGTNGEVEYSLSKHSHPDVQRLFFVDPHSGAVSIRAPLDYEAQTSHEVVVQARDLGPNSIPSHCKLHVKLVDVNDNAPRIHMTWTHPSSPAAMVLEGLPAGTFLALVMVSDADSGENGKVTAMMKHGSGPFHIKKIHGENYMIETAGVLDREEVMEYNITLVAQDYGDPPLSCVKHLPVRVLDENDNAPLFSSAVYKASLKENNVAGYRALKVHAHDADLELSGRVLYHLHNSSDAKTSTQPFSIHPTSGIVSVLQPLDYEKYHSYLFLVEAVDQGHPPLRTTATVQIDIQDVNDNYPVIKEPRPNHGVAQLIVPINVDHGEVVAELGSIGEDGTTPSPIKHSVREGFDVFFASTIKAEDFDSGLNGQLQYFITDGNPHGLFWLDQSTGQLFVNTTNATQLVGKTVKVDISVSDMGTPSLSTKATLEVTFINLKDHLKNSAAGSRGRLSFTMMLAICLGATCLLLLLAIASVTTFCRPDKRDYRAYNCRQAESTYTRHPRRPQKNIRKSDIQLIPVMRERKEEIPLDESEKTPLTLSHDQRTAKHFELTPMTMNSSFHPQTHLDGDVPHGRTLRKPGNIQLDAALPLTPASSYHTLRKARNPSSASSSGSHSSTLKRKTAEATASTPQATLRRPKMSESRGSSDAEQRQILRNLVRLSMAAFADSIELSSASPEVQISQLLSLLRQGQLQPRTNFRGNKYSHRAAGRYAGQDCPDWQSTKDSGHGESEAGDMDWDAGRDSPIDPQLEEGLHNLLNHSEDISDPSWMARLSVTLSGDYHDNVFVPNEPPSDDSELMPRHALDSSSSFSTFGKTPDKDGPLGGALLSEVSTLFEMLMTQKADAHPGPRADVLYRLSSAYRRSLEADPAMPATSSPMRGLASHPGRF
- the pcdh12 gene encoding protocadherin-12 isoform X3 codes for the protein MLLLHILLVLNFGWRVRCSEPSSITIQYRVWEEQPAGTRVGRLVDDLLQLDQVGPFENFQIVEHGWALPFAINAGDGEVSTQGQLDRERLCRSADECEVAFSVLYRKSGAVHCLRVHVEVMDLNDHNPSFASPVQELEISETAVLRMRIPLESAVDPDAGANGLQTYSLSTNQHFALDVTSALGGTKQAELVVIKELDREVQGTFELTLVAWDKGNPPRSGSTLIRVNILDSNDNSPTFEESAPIVEIPEDTERGTTIIHLKATDPDQGTNGEVEYSLSKHSHPDVQRLFFVDPHSGAVSIRAPLDYEAQTSHEVVVQARDLGPNSIPSHCKLHVKLVDVNDNAPRIHMTWTHPSSPAAMVLEGLPAGTFLALVMVSDADSGENGKVTAMMKHGSGPFHIKKIHGENYMIETAGVLDREEVMEYNITLVAQDYGDPPLSCVKHLPVRVLDENDNAPLFSSAVYKASLKENNVAGYRALKVHAHDADLELSGRVLYHLHNSSDAKTSTQPFSIHPTSGIVSVLQPLDYEKYHSYLFLVEAVDQGHPPLRTTATVQIDIQDVNDNYPVIKEPRPNHGVAQLIVPINVDHGEVVAELGSIGEDGTTPSPIKHSVREGFDVFFASTIKAEDFDSGLNGQLQYFITDGNPHGLFWLDQSTGQLFVNTTNATQLVGKTVKVDISVSDMGTPSLSTKATLEVTFINLKDHLKNSAAGSRGRLSFTMMLAICLGATCLLLLLAIASVTTFCRPDKRDYRAYNCRQAESTYTRHPRRPQKNIRKSDIQLIPVMRERKEEIPLDESEKTPLTLSHDQRTAKHFELTPMTMNSSFHPQTHLDGDVPHGRTLRKPGNIQLDAALPLTPASSYHTLRKARNPSSASSSGSHSSTLKRKTAEATASTPQATLRRPKMSESRGSSDAEQRQILRNLVRLSMAAFADSIELSSASPEVQQISQLLSLLRQGQLQPRTNFRGNKYSHRAAGRYAGQDCPDWQSTKDSGHGESEAGDMDWDAGRDSPIDPQLEEGLHNLLNHSDISDPSWMARLSVTLSGDYHDNVFVPNEPPSDDSELMPRHALDSSSSFSTFGKTPDKDGPLGGALLSEVSTLFEMLMTQKADAHPGPRADVLYRLSSAYRRSLEADPAMPATSSPMRGLASHPGRF
- the pcdh12 gene encoding protocadherin-12 isoform X1, which produces MLLLHILLVLNFGWRVRCSEPSSITIQYRVWEEQPAGTRVGRLVDDLLQLDQVGPFENFQIVEHGWALPFAINAGDGEVSTQGQLDRERLCRSADECEVAFSVLYRKSGAVHCLRVHVEVMDLNDHNPSFASPVQELEISETAVLRMRIPLESAVDPDAGANGLQTYSLSTNQHFALDVTSALGGTKQAELVVIKELDREVQGTFELTLVAWDKGNPPRSGSTLIRVNILDSNDNSPTFEESAPIVEIPEDTERGTTIIHLKATDPDQGTNGEVEYSLSKHSHPDVQRLFFVDPHSGAVSIRAPLDYEAQTSHEVVVQARDLGPNSIPSHCKLHVKLVDVNDNAPRIHMTWTHPSSPAAMVLEGLPAGTFLALVMVSDADSGENGKVTAMMKHGSGPFHIKKIHGENYMIETAGVLDREEVMEYNITLVAQDYGDPPLSCVKHLPVRVLDENDNAPLFSSAVYKASLKENNVAGYRALKVHAHDADLELSGRVLYHLHNSSDAKTSTQPFSIHPTSGIVSVLQPLDYEKYHSYLFLVEAVDQGHPPLRTTATVQIDIQDVNDNYPVIKEPRPNHGVAQLIVPINVDHGEVVAELGSIGEDGTTPSPIKHSVREGFDVFFASTIKAEDFDSGLNGQLQYFITDGNPHGLFWLDQSTGQLFVNTTNATQLVGKTVKVDISVSDMGTPSLSTKATLEVTFINLKDHLKNSAAGSRGRLSFTMMLAICLGATCLLLLLAIASVTTFCRPDKRDYRAYNCRQAESTYTRHPRRPQKNIRKSDIQLIPVMRERKEEIPLDESEKTPLTLSHDQRTAKHFELTPMTMNSSFHPQTHLDGDVPHGRTLRKPGNIQLDAALPLTPASSYHTLRKARNPSSASSSGSHSSTLKRKTAEATASTPQATLRRPKMSESRGSSDAEQRQILRNLVRLSMAAFADSIELSSASPEVQQISQLLSLLRQGQLQPRTNFRGNKYSHRAAGRYAGQDCPDWQSTKDSGHGESEAGDMDWDAGRDSPIDPQLEEGLHNLLNHSEDISDPSWMARLSVTLSGDYHDNVFVPNEPPSDDSELMPRHALDSSSSFSTFGKTPDKDGPLGGALLSEVSTLFEMLMTQKADAHPGPRADVLYRLSSAYRRSLEADPAMPATSSPMRGLASHPGRF